Part of the Xenopus tropicalis strain Nigerian chromosome 3, UCB_Xtro_10.0, whole genome shotgun sequence genome, GGATTTAGACAACAGATAATCTATGCACATAGAAATAACTGCTATTTCAGCTGATGaacagtcttcattttttttggtgttgtTAATCTTTCAGACATTTTGCCATGCTTCCCACTGACACTGGCAATGACCAAATACAGCTAAATACACTCCAACTCAGCCCCTAACCCTACCCAAGTTGGCCACCTAACCCTTGGCACTGCCGTGCAATAAACTTAACATCTGAAAGGTGTAAATGATGTTCAGTACACAACACAACCTATAAATCGTAGCCCAACAAGAATAAAGCAGATAATAATCCCTGCCTTAGACTGTGACATCTTATTCCAGGAAAGGCTGTTGGGAAAGTGGGTTTAGGGTTCAAGAAAACTTTAATTTAGCATTAACTGGAGGGCTGCAATTTGGAAATGCTTCCAATGGCAACACACAACTGACCAAGTCTTCACTTGCAGGGTATTCTTCTCAACTGGACCAAAGGATTCAAAGCATCTGGAGCAGAAGGAAACAATGTTGTTGGACTCCTTAGAGATGCTATCAAGAGACGTGGTGTAAGTGTTCCTGCCTGAATGCTGCCTGCACTATTTGTACTAGTCTAACTCCTGTATTCACTGGGGCCAGGAATAGGAGACATGTGTTTTGCAGAGTATAATCTAGCTATAATCTATTAATATAGCAGCAACCCAGGATTGATGATTCCAACCCTATACTTACTCACTCCCCCTATACTTACCTCACTCCCCCAGTACTAAATTATCACTGAACAGAGAAGAAATGAGCATTACCTACAGCTGAGACATATCACTGTTAAATATCCTGTGCATAAACAAgacgttaaaggggaacttcggcttccgaaccaaaatttgttatatAACTCCatgcagaaacccctaatatacctattactgtaatctgttccttcaaaaagtatgaataaatacaatttgtatatgctgaaatccagctgcaaaacagttattttcattctgcatcattttatattctaacaggggaggagggactaaaacaaagatgttacaaattgtaacaactcctccacagcttacagtcagcatgtaggaactacataacccacaatgcattgcactgtgatgctgtcttccttattgacatcatgtgtgcagggaattgtgggatttggaggatgcaggctgacaGTAGGCTGAGGAAAGTCAACTACAGTTacatcagccagatcagcaggggaacagggggcggggcagggtaaatgttccaaaccatattattacattaaaaatcatgaaaatgctgtgtatcttttaattaatgtattgcaaagttgcttaaaattcagttgtgtttgggtggagttcccctttcatAATTACAATGGCAGTGGGTCTTTTGTCTTTCCTCTGACCAAGTCCCTTCTTCATCCTAGGATTTTGAGATGGATGTGGTTGCCATGGTGAATgatacagtggccactatgatatCTTGTTACTATGAAGACCATCACTGTGAGGTTGGCTTGATCGTAGGTAAGGACACTAACAGAtggtaaaaaaacacattaaatgtCATAAGTGTGCTTGTACTGATAATAGGAGTTAAGAAGTCCTTTATAATCACAATCTACAGGGACAGGTTGTAACGCCTGCTACATGGAGGAGATGAGTAATGTGGAGTTGGTAGAAGGAGAGGAGGGACGTATGTGTGTGAACACAGAGTGGGGAGCATTTGGCGACACAGGGGAACTGGAGGATTTCCGTCTGGAGTATGACCGAGTGGTGGATGAGGCATCTCTTAATCCTGGTCAGCAACTGTAAGGAATCAACTGGCTATTTCATTTTACAGAAGGACAGACGTAAGGAAGAGCAGTTGCCTTCCAAATGTGATAAGTTCATGTTCACGAAGGCTGTTCATACACAATCAGATACCCTCTGGTGGctctaaggcctatggcacacatagtaagactgtacagcgctgcgtacccttgtggcgctttataaataaagttatacatacatacatacatgtttcaGATGGCAGAGAAAAGCACCATAACTCTCTATGTCACCTGTATTGTAGATCAATGTAAACCACCTGTCACCACTCACGCATAGATATTTGTGGAGTCAAAAGCCTTCTGTCTCCACCAGTGTGTGCTATTGACCTAAATCAGCAAATCTTGTGGATATTAGTTATACACATGTTAGGTCATGCTGTGCACATCTAAACTTATAATAATAACACAGAACCtacattattatattacatataagtAGTTAAGCATCAGTTTAAAGATatgtttatgtttacatttttattccaaTGTAAACATAAACCGTTAGGTTGTTGTTTTGGTTCCCAGATATTCTATGTCCATGTTAACACAGAGATAATCATCCAGTTTGGGTGTTTACCAACAAATCAAATTCCACTCAATATAGCAACATTGAAATTAGATCTTAAAGTGCCTGATCATTATCCCCCCGATGATATGGAGTTAGCTGACATTTGTGGTTTCCATAAGACATGATGACCTAGATGTCTCCAGGCTTTCAATCGGTGCTTGAACTATACTTGCTATAAGGAGTAGCAACATCTTAATACTAATGTTCTTTTCTTGCACAGCTATGAAAAGATGATTGGTGGAAAATACATGGGAGAGCTGGTGAGACTAGTCCTGATAAAGATGGTGAATGAGAATCTGATATTTGGAGGAGAATCTTCTGAAAAGCTGAAGACCCGAGGAGCCTTTGACACACAATTTGTGTCCCAGATAGAGGCGTAAGGAGATCAAATTATAGTATTCCATTTCATTCTTTCAAGTCTACACTTACTTCTACACTATTTCAGTTCATGCAACTCACAGGCAGTGTTCTCAATACATATCTAGTTTCTATATCTGTCTTATGTTCCTTCCAACTTCTTTCCACAGCTGATGATCATTTTAACCTTCCAAGGTCTTCAACCTTCTCTGTTACTGTATGTAAGTTTTCTCTCTTGCTCACCTTCTAGGGACACCTCAGATTTTAAGCAGACTCTCAACATCCTGCGGACTCTAGGGGTTCAGGCCACAATTGGAGACTGTCATGCTGTGCGCTTAGCATGTGAGAGTGTATCTACTCGAGCTGCCGTCATGTGTTCCTCCGGCCTTGCTGCGATATTGAACCGCATGCACCAAAGCAGAAGAGGGGAACTGTCTCGAATTACAGTGGGAGTCGATGGATCTGTGTACAAACTACATCCTAGGTAGACCAGGTTATCTTGTATGGATCTCTGTGTATAAAAACATACATGGCTATGTAGCAATATTTGTACAGGCTGATATCTATGCCCGTGGATGACCAAGGCATGTCCCCCATGTGAAGGCCCAGTAACTCATggcaaaaaatctttttttccttcATTACCCTTGACACATCCCCTAGGACCAGTGTTCTTCCAGCATATGGCTCACCAGGACCACTCACATTAGAGAACAGGGCATAGCCATGTTATTTAAACAACTAAACGACTAATAGcataaaaattacattattgtTACCCTCATCCTAAAAGGTAATCAATATGTGTACCCTTCTCCCCAACCATCATACCCCCCATATTCAGGCGCCCCAACCTTAATACTTGTTGTAGCAGCCCTCAATCAAACAGAGGATTATTATCAACCTGTATAACCATGTACTCCAATACAAACCTCCATGCTTACTGTGCAACTCCCCCAGCAGCCACCACAGTTAACCCTAAAAAGGCTAACAGTCTACCAAGATATACGCTAAAAAGAGGATGTGGAGCTTGGTACTTATTTAAAATGACACTTGGGAAACGAAATACCCCTTGTGGTTTAAAGCCAGGTCCCATCCATCTAGCCAGCCCCAAGACTAAAACACTTCCACAAACCCCCCAGAGTCAGTTCTTCTACTTCAGACAGTATAAATAAGTGCATTAACATGTAAAAAGAGATGTTGTACAAAAAATGGTCACAGTCACAGTCACAGATTCAATGGAACCCAAACAACACCCAAACCTTTAGAGCCCTTTAGTTCTGAACAAAGACCTGGGTATCTGGGACGAGAATAATATTGCATTGCCCATCCCTGCACACAATTTGGGTTCTGTGCTGATCTCCAGTTCAGGAAAAAACTAATATTTGTTCTGTGTTGCTAAGATTTTAATTGGCTACAAGATCTAAAGCAGATGCTTTCCCTGCCTTATTATAATTCATTTTTCTACTAATGGCAAAGAATAACAGATTACTTATCTCTAAACCCATTAAATACTCATCATGTCCAACACAACATGATCACGTCTAACACTAGAGCAAGTCTCCATTAAAAGATGTTAGATTAGCTAGCCCTAGGGTCACATCACTGAATATTGTCATCTGTCATGTAAGGAACAAACTACAGCTTCATGCAGGGGGAGGTCACTGCTCATTAAACAAGATAAGATAGTCTACATCCAACCCTAGTCTTCATTTAGAAACATATTTCCTCAATAATTTAGGGTTTCATCCTAAAAGATATTACAGAGATGCTAGCTTGGACAGCACAGAGAAAATACAAATTGTTGGTTTaaaattgaattgaaaaaaatatcaGACAATTGGTAGGTAAAGTGGTTGATAAATGTGATTTTCAGATTTGGACTTACCTTATATGCTGTCTTCTGCAGAGACCCTAGGCCCAGGTATTTGTAATCTTTCCATACCTCTGGGTCTGGTGCTTTGTTATTGAAATAAGTAAATCCCCATTCTCTCAATGTTCCAAGCTTGAGTATTCTGTCTAAACTGGGTTAGTATATTAATTGCATGTATAACTATGAGCTTTGCCAGAACTGATTCGCTAGATAGGCATGGGTCTGTTTATCAAATAGACCAAAGAGGCCCAGAGGGCAGGagccttattgggggcacaaataatttttattttgctttgtttctCTTCCAGTTTCAAAGACAAGTTCCATGCCACTGTGCACAAACTGACTTCAGGCTGTGAAATTACCTTCATTCAGTCAGAGGAAGGAAGCGGGCGTGGTGCTGCCCTAATATCAGCAGTGGCGTATAAGATGGCTGTCCTGATTGGTCACTAGTGAGAAATGCATACATGACATACAGACCCAGAAGCCACTCTTAGGTTTGCAGTGCATTCCACAGATCTGAAGAGATTCCTTCATATTTACAATGTAGAACATCTGACAAAACATTCTGCTTCTAAGTGCAATTACTTACTAAGGGGAATCTTACTCTAAAACAGCTTTATAAAATGCACAGAGAGCTAATTTCGCTGTTGCAGTGTTCCTCTGGATACTGCCATAAGGTGTACTGAAGATATATCCAGAAATCAGTAGGCAAGAGATCCAAAGACCATTTCTATGTTTACACAATAAATGGCTTTCACAAACATGTTCTACAGAGCACAGATCCACCAAACATTGGAGTGTCCACTAACCAAGCGAAATGAATTCAACACTGGAAAATAACTACAGAAGACATTTGCAAAATGCTAAGTCAATAGCAACTAACAGATAAGGGGTTCCAAAGATAATGGCTATTATTAGACCCTAAGGAGATTGAGTTATCCACCAAAAACTGCCACTAATAAGTGTTCAACCTGGTGTTTCTTAGACATCATATCAAATCTTGACAAAAGTTATGTGGCGGAGCATTCAACCCATGACAATTTACCACTAGCATTTGCTGCTTACGCCCTTCACCGGTTTAAGAGTTACTTAGAGCTTACACCTCAAGTGGAGAACCACCAGGCAGCACTTCTGTGATCCAGATCAATGACCATTCGTCATGTATATTACACAGCCATCAAAATGTGAGAATGAACTAAATGTATCAATAGCCACACCAGCAGCCACTGTTCCTCCTAAACTTTTCAAGCATCAACATTAAATCATCTAAAAGCCTCCCATCACGGGAACATTTGTGAAATGTCAAAGGCTGTCAAGAAATACAGAAAAGGACAGAACTGCATCTCAGTATATTAAATGAAACACGCAGATTGCTTGTACAGTTATCTATAAATATATTCACTGAACCTAGTCTATATAACATATTGGGGCATCATCTGATCATCTGTTCTGAAATCAGTTGACATTTTTGGCTAGATTTCGCCACTGACTATTACTCAGGTAGTGATTTGTAAAATTCTCTACTACCCTTCAGGAACAGTCTATGGATAGAAGAGACACAGGAGGAATATTCTGTTTACAGTAAAAGACAACCTAGACTATTCTACTAACAGACAAATAGACATGAAACTTGGAGCTGGACTTTATCAGAAGCCAGAATGTGATGAAGTAATTGGGAATGATGTCACTAAACAAAGTCTTTGTCATTGGTGACAACTGGAACATGTGATGTAATGAGGAACACAGTGTCAGTACCAAGAAAATTGTATTTACATTAATATCATTATTGTGCCAGTGATATGTATGTCACAATGGCAATACGCAGGCAGTGAATGTTTTctcatataaataatattatttaggCTCCTACAGAAATTACTGCTGCAGAAAAGCCTGCTGCTGCTAAAGACAGATATAAggactttaaaataaataaaaattggaaAAGGACCTCATAGGAAATAGCAATGGTAATGGAAGACTTGCCTGGGATTGCTTTCTTCTGGATGTGAATTTTTTTAACTGATACCACAATGGTGAATGAGAGTGCATGCACAGACGAGGGGTCGGTTATTTCACTTTCACGTAAGCCACAAAGCCATTGTCAAATCTTAAGGCAACATCCACATAAATATAAGGGTTTGCTAATGGATGGTAATAATGAATACAATCCAGACTCATTTATGTGGGTCCCCATGTAGACTGTTCTTCTTCTCTTGTTAAGTGTAGATGCAGACCATGGGTCCCAGCATGCTACATCTACCAGCATTCCTGTTTGGGCAAATTGCCCATCTTCTACTGAGGGACAAGGTGTCCAAGAACTAAAATGGAACTTGATCCAGAATTTCAGGTCATCTGTGTCATGCTGGTTTAATGACATATTTTATGCGTATTAATTTAGCAGAATTATatatctgttttgtttttattgttatgttGTCCACAAAATTAGAGATTATATGTTCAATGTATTAATTGGTATCAGTTTATTTGTTGGAAATAATAAATATGTCATGTTGCAAGATTAATGTCAcgttgtgatgtcacagggccATTAGAAAGCAAATACTTGGGGTTTATGTATTAAAAAGAGCAAAACTTGCaacaggtctaatcacctatagaaaccaatcatcaggtagcatttactagtcacctgcttAAATAAGtatacatcttattggttgatatgggtactgcacctgggcagactttgtgcattttattacatatgggggactAACTATGTGTTATTATACTGGTTGGTCAGCTTTTGATTGAACTGTATTGCATAGGATCCTAAAATGAATATGATTACCCTCTGGTATGGAACACCAAAGATGgtcattaaaaaagaaaactggACCAACCATCTGTGCGTCTGTTGGAACATTAGCTGGTCAGTAGCTGTGTAGGCCTGTGCTACTGCAGTGGTTCCAGGTGTTTCATATGTATTTGAGACAATGTGCCTTTAGCCTTCGTATCCACAGAAGCAGTTCTGGATCTGGTGCTGCTACAACCTGTTGGAGAGGCTTGTATAAATTTGAGACATACACTgtaactccataccttaagagtTAAAACCAATTAAAATGATGCCTTATAATCCAGTGTCTGCACCAGGGGGTATATTTCCATATAGCAAGGTATCCAGACCTAAGGATCATAGGAGGCAGAGCAGCGATATGAACCTTTCCTTTCTTTACTTAAACTGTTAATGTCTAGCTaatgatattgggagttgtagttctcatGTACCATGAACAGAGAAGCTAAACAATTCCATTGTGACACTGTTCTTCTGAAACAATGGCCCTCTGCatacaatattattatacattttagagGAT contains:
- the gck gene encoding hexokinase-4 isoform X1; this translates as MLDIKNKMEATQIQKVDQILSEFHLQEEDLHVLMCRMQAEMERGLHLETNEEASVKMLPTYVRSTPDGSEVGDFLALDLGGTNFRVMLVKVGEDLEGQWKVETKHKMYSIPEDAMTGTAEMLFDYIAECISDYLDQQNMKHKKLPLGFTFSFPVRHEDIDKGILLNWTKGFKASGAEGNNVVGLLRDAIKRRGDFEMDVVAMVNDTVATMISCYYEDHHCEVGLIVGTGCNACYMEEMSNVELVEGEEGRMCVNTEWGAFGDTGELEDFRLEYDRVVDEASLNPGQQLYEKMIGGKYMGELVRLVLIKMVNENLIFGGESSEKLKTRGAFDTQFVSQIEADTSDFKQTLNILRTLGVQATIGDCHAVRLACESVSTRAAVMCSSGLAAILNRMHQSRRGELSRITVGVDGSVYKLHPSFKDKFHATVHKLTSGCEITFIQSEEGSGRGAALISAVAYKMAVLIGH
- the gck gene encoding glucokinase; amino-acid sequence: MEKFEQNEVDQILSEFHLQEEDLHVLMCRMQAEMERGLHLETNEEASVKMLPTYVRSTPDGSEVGDFLALDLGGTNFRVMLVKVGEDLEGQWKVETKHKMYSIPEDAMTGTAEMLFDYIAECISDYLDQQNMKHKKLPLGFTFSFPVRHEDIDKGILLNWTKGFKASGAEGNNVVGLLRDAIKRRGDFEMDVVAMVNDTVATMISCYYEDHHCEVGLIVGTGCNACYMEEMSNVELVEGEEGRMCVNTEWGAFGDTGELEDFRLEYDRVVDEASLNPGQQLYEKMIGGKYMGELVRLVLIKMVNENLIFGGESSEKLKTRGAFDTQFVSQIEADTSDFKQTLNILRTLGVQATIGDCHAVRLACESVSTRAAVMCSSGLAAILNRMHQSRRGELSRITVGVDGSVYKLHPSFKDKFHATVHKLTSGCEITFIQSEEGSGRGAALISAVAYKMAVLIGH